From the genome of Chloroflexota bacterium, one region includes:
- a CDS encoding sodium:calcium antiporter, with protein MAHAAELSSSERPVGRDYVFMAAAVAVTLPWIVLRFQNYHGNPAIIAALAGLAIVGAAFMLSWAAEAFEKDVSQALALALLALIAVLPEYAVDMVFAWKAAEDPSQAQFAVANMTGANRLLIGIGWSAIVLVAWLRFRAQRVSLERGQAIEIAILLTATLYSFTIPLRSSLPLPAWLHGISLLDTAVFVVLFGLYTWAAAKAESHEPELVGPARIVGSLSTRGRRTGTLALFLFAAFVIFVSAEPFAEGLVETGAAFNIDQFLLVQWLAPLASESPEFLIAILFAWKGNAAAGMRAMVSSKVNQWTLLIGTLALVYGIAKGRPDALPLDSHQAVELFLTSAQSLFAVVLILALVLDWKGAIALFVLFFLQLVAPWDGAHLWFAFAYIGLALAIVLADGRRRAALIGLPLETRLALRGSPAAADLADEGTPSPSPAHPGRHRHSLPS; from the coding sequence ATGGCTCACGCTGCCGAGCTGTCCAGCTCGGAACGCCCGGTCGGGCGCGACTATGTCTTCATGGCGGCGGCCGTTGCCGTGACGCTGCCCTGGATCGTTCTCCGGTTCCAGAACTACCACGGCAATCCGGCCATCATCGCGGCGCTGGCGGGCCTCGCGATTGTCGGCGCGGCGTTCATGCTCTCGTGGGCCGCCGAGGCGTTCGAGAAGGATGTCTCGCAGGCGTTGGCCCTGGCCCTGCTGGCGCTGATCGCCGTGCTGCCCGAGTACGCCGTGGACATGGTCTTCGCCTGGAAAGCAGCGGAGGACCCCTCGCAGGCCCAGTTCGCCGTCGCCAACATGACGGGAGCCAACCGGCTGCTGATCGGCATCGGCTGGAGCGCCATCGTCCTGGTGGCGTGGCTGCGCTTCCGCGCACAGAGAGTCAGCCTGGAGCGCGGGCAGGCCATCGAGATCGCGATCCTGCTGACGGCCACCCTCTACTCGTTCACGATCCCGCTGCGGAGCAGCCTGCCGTTGCCAGCCTGGCTGCACGGCATCTCGCTGCTCGATACCGCCGTATTCGTGGTGCTGTTCGGGCTGTACACCTGGGCAGCCGCCAAAGCCGAGTCGCACGAGCCGGAGCTGGTAGGGCCGGCCCGCATCGTCGGCAGCCTCTCCACGCGGGGCCGGCGCACCGGGACGCTGGCGCTGTTCCTGTTCGCGGCGTTCGTGATCTTCGTCTCGGCCGAGCCGTTCGCGGAAGGGCTGGTCGAGACCGGCGCGGCCTTCAACATCGACCAGTTCCTGCTGGTGCAGTGGCTCGCGCCGCTGGCGTCGGAGTCGCCCGAGTTCCTGATCGCGATCCTGTTCGCCTGGAAGGGGAACGCCGCCGCCGGCATGCGGGCGATGGTCTCCTCGAAGGTGAACCAGTGGACGCTGCTGATCGGCACGCTGGCGCTGGTCTACGGCATCGCCAAGGGACGGCCAGACGCGCTGCCGCTGGACTCGCACCAGGCGGTCGAGCTGTTCCTGACCAGCGCGCAGTCGCTGTTCGCGGTGGTGCTGATCCTGGCGCTGGTGCTCGACTGGAAGGGCGCGATCGCCCTGTTCGTGCTGTTCTTCCTGCAACTGGTGGCCCCGTGGGACGGCGCGCACCTCTGGTTCGCGTTTGCCTACATCGGGCTGGCCCTGGCGATCGTGCTGGCGGACGGGCGGCGTCGGGCCGCGCTGATCGGCCTGCCGCTCGAGACGCGGCTGGCGCTGCG